A genomic window from Pseudomonas argentinensis includes:
- the gspD gene encoding type II secretion system secretin GspD: MSIQAVLKLLLLTVICLTPVSWAQEAEPQPGDEVRINMQDTNIRSFIEWIAKATGKNFIIDPRVTGKVTVISNESMAPEEAYRVFLSVLQVHGFSAIESADAVKVIPDANAKQTGVPLVEDNALNDDQLVVRVIRTDHVPATQLVNILRPMVPQVGHLAAYPDSNALIISDRASNINQLLKLVAEIDRAGQFEIDVIPLKFANAKELSAMLGTLVPQAAGPEGGSKMSVSVDERTNSILISGDPSKRQQLRDVLANLDRPGNIIRDTQVIYLHYLKASELAQILQNVATSLQKQDKDVGISSADISIQANDTTNALIISAPPAIMDTVNGVVKRLDIRRAQVLVEAVIVEVSDNKVNELGVQWKTSDGSKTFAGFKSSLKGNAIDSLPTNPLKLDAGLSLGFYTNGSLQALVRALSTDDSMNILSTPNLVTLDNEEGKIVVGQNVPFVTGSSTSASNPSTNPFQTIERQDVGITLKIKPQINEGDSVTLNVYQEISSVSSDTSAADIVTNKRSVETRVLIKDNMTLVLGGLISDEVRDAGDRVPFFSKVPVIGRLFRSDRKEVSKKNLMVFIKPTIINDFDHANQLTEGKYNFIRERQLRYAEQDLSRAVPTLPERVSAPEKELNVAPASLPALRQ, from the coding sequence GTGTCGATCCAAGCCGTTTTGAAACTGTTGTTGCTGACCGTTATCTGCCTCACCCCGGTTAGCTGGGCTCAAGAAGCCGAGCCACAACCCGGCGACGAAGTGCGCATCAACATGCAAGACACCAATATTCGTTCCTTTATTGAGTGGATTGCCAAAGCCACCGGAAAGAACTTCATTATCGATCCGCGTGTGACCGGCAAGGTGACGGTCATTTCCAATGAATCCATGGCCCCGGAAGAAGCGTACCGCGTTTTTCTTTCGGTGCTTCAGGTACATGGTTTTTCAGCGATCGAGTCGGCAGATGCGGTCAAGGTCATCCCCGACGCCAATGCCAAGCAGACTGGCGTGCCCCTGGTGGAGGACAACGCGCTCAATGACGACCAGCTCGTGGTACGGGTCATCCGCACCGATCACGTACCGGCCACTCAACTGGTGAACATTCTGCGGCCGATGGTGCCTCAGGTCGGTCACCTGGCAGCCTACCCGGACAGCAACGCGCTGATCATTTCCGACCGCGCCTCCAACATCAACCAACTGCTCAAACTGGTGGCGGAAATCGATCGTGCAGGCCAATTCGAGATCGACGTCATTCCGCTGAAGTTCGCCAACGCCAAAGAATTGTCGGCCATGCTCGGCACACTGGTACCGCAAGCCGCAGGGCCCGAGGGTGGGAGCAAGATGAGTGTTTCGGTGGATGAGCGTACGAATAGCATCCTCATCTCTGGAGACCCGAGCAAACGCCAGCAGCTACGTGACGTTCTTGCCAATCTCGACCGACCAGGCAACATCATCCGCGACACCCAGGTTATCTACCTGCACTACTTGAAGGCTTCAGAGCTGGCGCAAATTCTACAAAACGTCGCCACCAGTCTGCAGAAACAAGACAAGGATGTTGGCATCAGTAGCGCCGACATTTCCATCCAGGCCAACGACACCACCAATGCCCTGATCATCAGCGCACCACCTGCCATCATGGACACCGTCAACGGCGTGGTTAAACGGCTGGACATTCGCCGTGCACAGGTGCTGGTCGAGGCCGTGATCGTGGAAGTCTCGGATAACAAGGTCAACGAGCTGGGCGTGCAGTGGAAAACCTCCGATGGCAGCAAGACGTTCGCGGGCTTCAAGTCATCCCTGAAGGGTAACGCTATCGATAGCCTGCCCACCAACCCACTCAAACTCGATGCGGGACTGAGCCTGGGCTTCTATACCAATGGATCGCTGCAGGCCCTGGTACGTGCACTTTCCACCGATGACTCGATGAACATTTTGTCCACCCCCAACCTGGTCACTCTCGACAACGAAGAAGGCAAGATTGTGGTCGGTCAGAACGTTCCGTTTGTCACTGGCAGCTCAACCAGCGCGTCAAACCCGTCCACCAACCCATTTCAGACCATCGAACGCCAGGACGTCGGTATCACCCTCAAGATCAAGCCCCAAATCAACGAGGGTGACTCGGTAACGCTCAATGTCTACCAAGAGATTTCTAGCGTTAGCAGCGACACGAGTGCAGCCGATATCGTGACCAACAAACGCTCCGTCGAAACTCGCGTACTAATCAAGGACAACATGACCCTGGTACTGGGTGGTTTGATTTCCGACGAGGTTCGCGACGCCGGTGACAGGGTGCCTTTTTTCTCCAAGGTCCCGGTGATCGGTCGCCTGTTTCGCAGTGATCGTAAGGAAGTTTCCAAGAAGAACCTGATGGTCTTCATCAAACCAACGATCATCAACGACTTCGACCACGCCAACCAACTGACCGAAGGCAAATACAACTTCATCCGCGAGCGTCAATTGCGCTACGCCGAGCAGGATCTCAGCAGGGCAGTTCCGACCTTGCCGGAACGTGTAAGCGCGCCTGAAAAAGAGTTGAATGTAGCGCCGGCGTCACTTCCCGCCCTCCGTCAATAG
- a CDS encoding flavin-containing monooxygenase, whose product MAVETTRTDTLVVGAGQAGVAMSEHLTKLGVPHLVLERERIAERWRSMRWDSLVANGPAWHDRFPGLAFDIDDDAFPGKEQVAAYFEAYARSFDAPIRTGVEVHKVRRNANRPGFTVETSEGVIEANRVVAATGPFQHPVIPAIAPQDARLTQIHSAAYRNPQQLPAGAVLVVGAGSSGTQIADELMQSGRQVYLSVGAHDRPPRSYRNRDFCWWLGVLGEWDQETPKAGREHVTIAVSGAYGGKTIDFRRLAHQGMTLVGLTRSFANGVVRFADDLADNIRRGDENYLALLDAADAYVKRNGLDLPEEPEARIIPADPACMSEPLGELDLIAAGVTSIIWATGFATDFSWLEVDTFDANGKPQHQRGVSREPGIYFLGLPWLSRRGSSFIWGVWHDAKHVADHIATQRKYTAYRDAEQRQAAAPVTRLQGVK is encoded by the coding sequence ATGGCTGTCGAAACAACCCGAACAGATACCCTGGTGGTGGGCGCCGGCCAGGCCGGCGTGGCGATGAGCGAGCACCTGACCAAGCTGGGCGTGCCGCACCTGGTGCTGGAGCGTGAACGCATCGCCGAGCGCTGGCGCAGCATGCGCTGGGACTCGCTGGTCGCCAACGGCCCGGCCTGGCATGACCGCTTTCCCGGCCTGGCCTTCGACATCGACGACGATGCCTTTCCGGGCAAGGAGCAGGTGGCCGCCTATTTCGAAGCCTATGCGCGCAGCTTCGATGCGCCGATCCGTACCGGCGTGGAAGTGCACAAGGTCCGCCGCAACGCCAACCGCCCCGGCTTTACCGTGGAAACCTCCGAGGGAGTGATCGAGGCCAACCGCGTGGTGGCCGCCACCGGCCCCTTCCAGCACCCGGTGATTCCGGCCATCGCCCCGCAGGATGCGCGCCTCACGCAGATCCACTCCGCCGCCTACCGCAACCCGCAGCAACTGCCCGCCGGTGCCGTGCTGGTGGTGGGCGCCGGCTCCTCCGGCACGCAGATCGCCGATGAGCTGATGCAGTCCGGCCGCCAGGTGTACCTGTCGGTCGGCGCCCATGACCGGCCGCCGCGCAGCTACCGCAACCGGGACTTCTGCTGGTGGCTGGGCGTGCTCGGCGAGTGGGACCAGGAGACGCCGAAGGCCGGCCGCGAGCACGTGACCATCGCGGTCAGCGGCGCCTATGGCGGCAAGACCATCGACTTCCGCCGCCTGGCCCACCAGGGCATGACCCTGGTCGGCCTGACCCGCTCGTTCGCCAACGGCGTGGTGCGGTTCGCCGACGACCTGGCCGACAACATCCGCCGTGGCGACGAGAACTACCTGGCGCTGCTCGATGCGGCGGATGCCTATGTGAAACGCAACGGCCTGGATCTGCCGGAAGAGCCCGAGGCACGCATCATCCCGGCCGATCCTGCGTGCATGAGCGAGCCGCTGGGCGAGCTGGACCTGATCGCGGCCGGGGTGACGTCGATCATCTGGGCGACCGGTTTCGCCACCGACTTCAGCTGGCTGGAAGTCGATACCTTCGATGCCAACGGCAAGCCCCAGCATCAGCGCGGCGTGTCCCGCGAGCCGGGCATCTATTTCCTCGGCCTGCCTTGGCTGTCGCGCCGCGGCTCGTCGTTCATCTGGGGCGTGTGGCACGACGCCAAGCATGTCGCCGACCATATCGCCACCCAGCGCAAATACACCGCCTACCGCGATGCCGAGCAGCGCCAGGCTGCCGCCCCCGTCACCCGCCTGCAGGGAGTCAAGTGA
- a CDS encoding type II secretion system protein N produces the protein MAVLITRATQILTIRGVRLCVLALLLVAMLASLTWQAMEFFRGFENQLPLSSVASGAPTIPSAESSKPSSSLLGLFGARSNDADVDAQPVEKLPESNLNLQVSAIFFVAHAAQSSVILEDGDRTMMLKAGEEARPGIVVQSIESHRITLKRNGKLEQISFKGFGEMPGGNSLGSPLPTVQQADAAPIMNKNNDNEVIAQAPAGNPPAASTAVDQNLPTAYQQYIQRKLAQNK, from the coding sequence ATGGCCGTATTAATAACGCGCGCGACCCAAATCCTTACGATACGTGGCGTTCGACTGTGCGTACTCGCGCTGCTGTTAGTTGCCATGCTGGCGTCGCTAACCTGGCAGGCCATGGAGTTCTTCCGTGGGTTTGAAAACCAGCTCCCCCTTTCCAGCGTTGCCTCAGGCGCGCCAACAATTCCCTCGGCAGAAAGCAGCAAACCTAGTAGTTCGTTATTAGGTTTATTTGGCGCGAGAAGTAATGACGCCGATGTGGACGCGCAACCGGTTGAAAAACTTCCGGAAAGTAATCTCAATCTGCAAGTCTCTGCGATCTTTTTCGTGGCCCACGCTGCGCAAAGCTCCGTAATTCTGGAAGACGGGGACCGCACCATGATGCTCAAAGCCGGTGAGGAAGCGCGTCCCGGCATTGTCGTACAGAGCATCGAGAGTCATCGCATCACGCTGAAACGTAACGGAAAACTTGAACAGATCAGCTTTAAAGGATTTGGAGAAATGCCTGGCGGGAATTCGCTTGGCAGCCCACTTCCAACAGTGCAACAAGCGGACGCCGCTCCGATAATGAACAAAAACAATGACAACGAAGTTATCGCACAAGCCCCGGCAGGCAATCCGCCTGCGGCATCAACGGCCGTCGACCAGAACTTGCCCACTGCTTACCAACAGTACATCCAGCGCAAACTCGCGCAAAACAAGTAG
- a CDS encoding RidA family protein: MPTHTRIRMFNTKDTYPNQALDNDLCQAVRAGNTVYVRGQVGTDFDGNLVGLGDPQAQTEQAMKNLKQLLEEAGSDLSHIVKTTTYIIDPRYREPVYKEVGKWLKGVFPISTGLVVSALGQPQWLMEIDVIAVIPDDWPAQ; this comes from the coding sequence ATGCCCACCCATACCCGCATCCGCATGTTCAACACCAAGGACACCTACCCCAACCAGGCCCTGGACAACGACCTCTGCCAGGCCGTGCGCGCCGGCAACACGGTGTACGTACGCGGCCAAGTCGGCACCGACTTCGACGGCAACCTGGTCGGCCTTGGCGACCCCCAGGCGCAGACCGAGCAGGCGATGAAGAACCTCAAGCAACTGCTCGAAGAAGCCGGCAGCGACCTGTCCCATATCGTCAAGACCACCACCTACATCATCGACCCGCGCTACCGCGAGCCGGTGTACAAGGAGGTCGGCAAATGGCTCAAGGGCGTGTTCCCGATTTCCACCGGGCTGGTGGTATCGGCCCTCGGCCAGCCGCAGTGGCTGATGGAGATCGACGTGATCGCGGTGATCCCGGACGACTGGCCAGCCCAATAA
- the argE gene encoding acetylornithine deacetylase gives MNEPTSRVLLERLIGFATVSRDSNLELIEFIRKYLAGFGVDSELFHNAEGTKANLFATIGPTDRGGVVLSGHTDVVPVDGQAWTVEPFRLSERDGRLYGRGTADMKGFIACVLAAVPKLVQRPLQMPVHLAFSYDEEVGCLGVRSMLAELEKRPHKPTLCLIGEPTELKPVLGHKGKLAMRCEVHGAACHSAYAPYGVNAIEYAARLIGHLGDIGTRLARPEHHDPRFDPPCSTVQTGLVKGGRALNIVPAECEFDFEVRALPGFDAQSVADELQRYAAEQLLPKMQAVSAASDIRLQPLSAYPGLATPPDSEAARLLARLCGSSDFATVAFGTEGGLFDGAGIPTVVCGPGSMEQGHKPDEFVSVEQLQGCDALLQRLADYLCDPS, from the coding sequence ATGAATGAGCCCACCAGCCGCGTCCTGCTTGAGCGGCTGATCGGCTTTGCCACGGTCAGCCGTGATTCGAACCTGGAGCTGATCGAATTCATCCGCAAGTATCTGGCCGGGTTCGGCGTCGACAGCGAGCTGTTCCATAACGCCGAGGGCACCAAGGCCAACCTGTTCGCCACCATCGGCCCGACGGATCGCGGCGGCGTGGTGCTGTCCGGCCACACCGACGTGGTGCCGGTGGACGGCCAGGCCTGGACGGTCGAGCCGTTCAGGCTCAGCGAGCGGGACGGGCGCCTGTACGGCCGTGGCACGGCAGACATGAAGGGCTTTATCGCCTGCGTGCTGGCGGCGGTACCGAAACTGGTGCAACGCCCGCTGCAGATGCCGGTGCACCTGGCGTTTTCCTATGACGAGGAAGTCGGCTGCCTGGGCGTGCGCTCGATGCTCGCCGAACTGGAAAAACGCCCGCACAAACCGACCCTGTGCCTGATCGGCGAGCCCACCGAACTCAAGCCCGTGCTCGGCCACAAGGGCAAGCTGGCGATGCGCTGCGAAGTGCACGGCGCGGCCTGTCACTCGGCCTATGCGCCCTACGGCGTGAATGCCATCGAATATGCGGCGCGGCTGATCGGCCACCTCGGTGATATCGGCACACGGCTGGCCCGCCCCGAGCATCACGACCCACGCTTCGACCCGCCCTGCTCCACCGTGCAGACCGGCCTGGTCAAGGGCGGCCGCGCCCTGAACATCGTGCCGGCCGAATGCGAGTTCGATTTCGAGGTGCGCGCCTTGCCGGGCTTCGACGCGCAAAGCGTGGCGGATGAATTGCAGCGCTACGCCGCCGAGCAGCTGCTGCCGAAAATGCAGGCGGTGAGCGCCGCCAGCGATATCCGCCTGCAACCCCTGAGTGCCTACCCGGGTCTTGCCACGCCGCCCGACAGCGAGGCCGCACGGCTGCTGGCCAGGCTCTGCGGCTCGAGTGACTTCGCCACCGTGGCCTTCGGCACCGAAGGCGGCCTGTTCGACGGCGCCGGCATCCCCACGGTGGTCTGCGGTCCCGGCAGCATGGAGCAGGGCCACAAGCCCGACGAGTTCGTCAGCGTCGAGCAGCTGCAGGGCTGTGATGCGCTGCTCCAGCGGTTAGCGGATTACCTGTGCGATCCGAGCTGA
- a CDS encoding sensor domain-containing diguanylate cyclase, with translation MTSVVGVAVLLLTYLQVEWDRREALRQNVADMENLSAALTRQAESTIRDAHTVLIGIQRKLQISGYGAENLREVLEVARAQSAILADVEGFTVLDAGGRPLLTTVPNATLRFTAQDRDYFRVHSTDQVTGLYIGAPIQSRLSGDWVIALTLRLSDANGEFRGVVLATLLVQHFVDFYRSIDVGSQGVIGMAKRDGTLLVRSRESAQNAGLDMSRSPVLRAINEDGVKRGSMVLTAMIDGVKRIYGFDTSAEYPILVGASLGEEQAMAAWRTRALQTCSLSGGVLVILLSMGWLIWRALGRQGRMEARLQGMHRDLALANHALQIIAGEDALTGLANRRRLDEALRAAFQSAAAQGQPLSFVLLDVDYFKRFNDHYGHPAGDEALRQVAAVLKRHARRSADTTARYGGEELALILPGAESASAMAVAERIRADVEALAIVNQGSPYARLTLSIGVASCMPGQTMQTSADLVAAADVALYAAKSEGRNRVISSEQPA, from the coding sequence ATGACCAGCGTGGTGGGCGTGGCCGTGTTGCTGCTCACCTACCTGCAGGTGGAGTGGGACAGGCGCGAGGCGCTGCGCCAGAACGTGGCCGATATGGAGAACCTGTCGGCGGCGCTGACCCGGCAGGCGGAGTCGACCATCCGTGATGCCCATACGGTGCTGATCGGCATCCAGCGCAAGCTGCAGATCTCCGGTTACGGCGCCGAGAACCTGCGCGAAGTGCTCGAGGTGGCACGCGCCCAGTCGGCGATCCTGGCCGATGTGGAGGGCTTTACCGTACTCGATGCCGGCGGTCGCCCGCTGCTCACCACGGTGCCCAACGCCACCCTCCGTTTTACGGCGCAGGACCGCGACTACTTCAGGGTACACAGCACCGATCAGGTGACCGGCCTGTACATCGGCGCGCCCATCCAGAGCCGCCTGAGTGGTGACTGGGTGATTGCCCTGACCCTGCGCCTGAGCGACGCCAACGGCGAGTTTCGCGGTGTGGTGCTGGCCACGCTGCTGGTTCAGCACTTCGTGGACTTCTACCGCAGCATCGATGTCGGCAGCCAGGGCGTGATCGGCATGGCCAAGCGTGACGGCACCCTGCTGGTCCGGTCGCGGGAGTCCGCCCAGAACGCTGGCCTGGACATGTCCAGGAGCCCGGTGCTGCGCGCGATCAATGAGGACGGCGTAAAGCGCGGCAGCATGGTGCTCACGGCGATGATCGACGGCGTGAAACGCATCTACGGCTTCGATACCAGCGCCGAATACCCGATTCTGGTGGGCGCCTCGCTGGGTGAAGAGCAGGCGATGGCCGCCTGGCGCACCCGCGCGCTGCAGACCTGCTCGCTGAGCGGTGGCGTGCTGGTGATCCTGCTCTCCATGGGCTGGCTGATCTGGCGCGCCCTGGGTCGCCAGGGCCGCATGGAGGCACGCCTGCAAGGCATGCACCGCGACCTGGCGCTGGCCAACCACGCGCTGCAGATCATCGCCGGCGAGGATGCCCTGACCGGCCTGGCCAATCGCCGCCGTCTGGACGAAGCGCTGCGTGCGGCCTTCCAGTCCGCCGCGGCCCAGGGCCAGCCGTTGTCCTTCGTGCTGCTGGACGTCGACTATTTCAAGCGCTTCAACGACCACTACGGCCACCCGGCCGGCGACGAGGCGCTCAGGCAGGTGGCCGCGGTGCTCAAACGCCATGCCCGGCGCAGCGCGGACACCACTGCGCGCTACGGCGGCGAGGAGCTGGCATTGATTCTGCCGGGCGCCGAAAGCGCCTCGGCCATGGCGGTCGCCGAACGCATCCGCGCCGATGTCGAGGCCCTGGCGATCGTCAATCAGGGCTCGCCCTACGCCAGGCTGACCCTGAGCATCGGCGTTGCCTCGTGCATGCCTGGGCAGACGATGCAGACGTCCGCCGATCTGGTCGCCGCTGCCGACGTCGCCCTGTACGCTGCCAAGAGCGAAGGCCGCAACCGCGTGATATCGAGCGAACAGCCGGCCTGA